In Leptodactylus fuscus isolate aLepFus1 chromosome 9, aLepFus1.hap2, whole genome shotgun sequence, the genomic window GGCAGCGCCGCCCTCGCAGTATTCCTAGGTGAAGCCTCACAGGGTCAGACTGCCAGCGGGGGTGTGGGGGCGCTGACATGTACCATCTCCATGGAAGCCTCAAACTGGGCCTGTGTGTAGTGAAGGGCAGTAATGGGGCGCTTAGAGGAGGTCTCCCTGGCCTGgagccactagggggcgctgtctaATGCCTCAATCCAAGCGCAGTCACTAAATCTGCTTCTAAATCCACCCCAACCCACCTGCCCCTGGACCCCAAACCCTCCATGTTATCCTcgccggttttcgtggttaccagctaggattcttggcccctCTCCTCACCCCCTGCCCTGTATTcctggctgcctgtcactgttggtattagtgagtttctggTTTGGGTTTCTGGCTTGTTTTGCCCCCGTCCcccactcttcctctcctctgttcctgttgtgtgtttatggttgtgctgcgcctgttagttctccagcacgtccCATGCTGGTTGttgctgtttgcagctgcacttatcctttcgctagcggtgaccgcctctagtttccccGGCCCTCGCCTCTTTCCGCTCTCATCCATCGCTCTCTTAGGTCtttgtgtttagagagccagtagttgtcggggccgAGCTTAGCTCAGGTTTAGTTGACCgtcaccctcaggcagggcctagtcagccatcgtAGCACTAGGGAcagattaataatataataataatacattttatttctatagcgccaacatattctgcagcgctgttcaATTTGTAGgaatcaaatacagacagaaagatacattacaaagaaagtcatttcacacaatgggactgagggccctgctcacaagagcttacaatctatgaggtagcaggggcggcattgcttatacaggggtcagacacttctgtaatagaggtgactgtcattacacaaacagaagactttatgagccgtcaccagtcgtgtcctgtaacatgtggatggagctcggacctataaagttatcctgagatgacatcatatcatgtggggtaatgtgggggcggggacagaggagggggaagggtttacgttagacattgtgatcggccggtctgataagatgcgtctttagtttgtgtttgaagctgtagaaattgggagttaatctgattgtccggggtagagcattccagagaagaggtgcagctcgggagaagtcttgtatacgagcgggggaggttctgataatagaggatgtaagtgttaggtcattgagtgagcggagagcgggggttgggcggtagacagagatgagggaggaaatgtagggaggtgcggcattatggagagccttgtgggggagggggagaactttatattttattctataatataATGCATAGGCAGCCAGATTACCTACCCTGTTTCCATAGTAGTGCCAGCTGcattcagtaccacggttgtcgggtattgacacaaccgtgacagCATACAGCCCTCAGTGACACAACCGTGAAAGTATACAGTCCTCAGTGACACAACCGTGACAGTatctcagtgttggattgtacatgtggagtgaccggtGTACAGCAGGtgggtgaaagacttgcaggtttgtattggctgatGCAGGCcattgttttgggaaagctgtatctcaggaacggtacgtccgagcgagtaatgtatctgtgtgccaaatttggtgaagattggtccagtcatttggtcgtgcatagagaacagacagacagacagacactccTATATATCCATCTATGAGATATACCGAGGAGACAAAGGGTAGTCAGTACGTAATAACTCCCGACAGTTTACTGCTCTGTCGCTTGGTAGATTTTAGTGTCCCCCGCCCTTTGTGGTCGGCAGCCAGCACAGGCCCCCTGTGGTCAGCTTTGGTGTCCCCGCCCCTTGTGGTCAGCAGCCGGCACAGGCCCCCTGTGGTCAGCTTTGGTGTCCCCGCCCCTTGTGGTCAGCAGCCAGCACAGGCCCCCTGTGGTCAGCTTTGGTGTCCTCGCCCCTTGTGGTCAGCAGCCGGCACAGGCCCCCTGTGGTCAGCTTTGGTGTCCCCGCCCCTTGTGGTCAGCAGCCGGCACAGGCCCCCTGTGGTCAGCTTTGGTGTCCCCGCCCCTTGTGGTCAGCAGCCAGCACAGGCCCCCTGTGGTCAGCTTTGGTGTCCCCGCCCCTTGTGGTCGGCAGCCAGCACAGGCCCCCTGTGGTCAGCTTTGGTGTCCCCGCCCCTTGTGGTCAGCAGCCGGCACAGGCCCCCCTGTGGTCAGCTTTGGTGTCCCCCGCCCCTTGTGGTCGGCAGCCAGGTCCAAAACCTGGACTCATGGTAAACATTAGGACATGTCGGAAGAAAATGACATAGCAGGGGAGTGAGGGGACGCTATACTATAGCCCAGGCTGGCATGGAGTAAGATGCTCCGTCTGCTGGTGCCAGCACAATAGGGGGCGCCACCCTCAAAATACATCAGAAGAAAAATGACAGAATACAGAATGTAATCAATATGTTTAATTAGTGATGACGCCGCGCCCACATTACTGGGGTGTTAGGGGATCGGTCCAGCAGCTGGGACTAGACTGCCTCTGTAATGCCCCCTGCAGGCAGCTCCTAGTAATAGCAACCAGAGATCCGGATTGTAGGCCACGGTTTAGAGCTCTTACTATAAGGGCTTGTCCTAGAATTGGAGCAACTGGTGTGGAGGATGGGGAAGTATAAAATAAAGTGCACTCACCTGcccctggtgctccattgtcctcTGCTGTCCTCCCAGTGCACCAATGCTCAAAGTCCTCAGCTTCATGTGACCAATCGGTGGCCTCACCAGTCACTCAGGAGAGATGTCACCAGGCATCAGTGCACCAAGATGACACCAGACAGCGACGTTGTACAACAAGGTGCCAGGGACAGGCGGCTATGCTTCATTATTATTTCCCACCTCCTCGGCCTCCAGGttactcctggacaacccctttaactgtctaTGTAACCCCCGCACCATCCAATTCCTCTGAGGCCTAGGGCTGTATTCACACCATCACTGTTAGTGGAGAGTTTGTAGTGTCCACCAGGTTGTAGCCATTTATTACTGTGTGTACACGGCCTTGCAGTATTTCTATCTGATACACAATCTGTATTATCCAGAGTCTGCAGCCCGAGAGGCGGCCATGACGGTGAGTCAGTGAGGGGGTCCGCTCCCTCCACTCCGGGGCTCCTCCCGGTCACttcatgcacacaatgatgttggAGTCGCTGTCCAGCCTTTCATCCAACTCTCGATAGCTCATACCTGGGGGAGAGAAGACAAGGATCACAAGGGCAAGGATCAGGGCCAGTGTGGCCTGTGCATGGGGAGGTGCGGGGCTTACAACATCCTATTATAGTACACAGTGCAGGGCAGGGGGTGGCGGACCCATCCAATGCTACTAGAACAGTGGGGGGTGCGCCGTCCAGTACTACTAAAGACAGTGGGGGGCTATCCGTCCAGTACTACTAAAGACAGTGGGGGGCGCTCCGTCCAGTACTACTAAAGACAGTGGGGGGCGCTCCGTCCAGTACTACTAAAGACAGTGGGGGGCGCTCCGTCCAGTACTACTAAAGACAGTGGGGGGCGCTCCGTCCAGTGCTACTAAAGACAGTGGGGGGCACTCCGTCCAGTGCTACTAAAGACAGTGGGGGGCGCTCCGTCCAGTACTACTATAGACAGTGGGGGCGCCCCCTGTGGGTGACTGTGGTGCTGGTACCTGTCTTGCAGCAGATCTCGTCGTAGCTGTGACTTCCTGTATACAGGCGAGCCGGGGGGCTGCGCTCATCACGGGACACCTTTACCGGGTATTTCTGGAGTCTTCGGATCAGCTTCTTCATCAGCCCAAACTGGATGAGTCTCCTGTTGACACAGATTATAAATCTCCCAGTAGTGATGGACTCCATCAGCAGCGCCCCCAAAAGGTCACAGAAGGAGCTGCAGTTACGTCTCCTGCTCTTCATTTCCAGACCTCCTTTCTCAAtgtctccacccccccccccatccctatgGACCCCGGCCCCACTTTATTATCACTGGATGCTTTTCTCTTGGGGAGTGTTCACATTACGGCGCACTGACCTCTCGTCCACTCGCTGCAGCTGCTGTGTGTGTCTGGCGATCAGATCTCGGACAGTGGTGCCAGGGCTGAGGCCACAATACAGCTGGAAGACATCGCGAAGACTTGGCCGCTTCAGACCTGAGCAACAAACAAGTGAGTGCTGATAGCAGCGAGAATACAGCCATCAGTAAGAGCGCGCTACTGCTCTCTGCTATCAGCCCCTGCAGGCAGTCATAGTCACCTGGCTTACTGATGTAGGAGATGCACTCGTCCTGCAGAGCCTTGTCATGGATCAGCTCCTGCACctgcggcgttgtacagtacaCATTGGAATACTGCAAGGGGGAGACAAGGAGCCATGATATAAACAGCTGGCCGGAGACAGCACCAGCAGTACAGTACCAGCGCCCCCAACAGTCGGACCAGAGACAGCACCAGcggccccagcagtcagaccagAGACAGCACCAGCGCCCCCAGCAGTCGGACCAGAGACAGCACCAGcggccccagcagtcagaccagAGACAGCACCAGCGCCCCCAGCAGTCAGACCAGAGACAGCACCAGCGCCCCCAACAGTCAGACCAGAGACAGTACCAGCGCCCCCAACAGTCAGACCAGAGACAGCACCAGCGCCCCCAACAGTCGGACCAGAGACAGCACCAGCGCCCCCAGCAGTCAGACCAGAGACAGCACCAGcggccccagcagtcagaccagAGACAGCACCAGCGCCCCCAGCAGTCAGACCAGAGACAGCACCAGcggccccagcagtcagaccagAGACAGCACCAGCGCCCCCAGCAGTCAGACCAGAGACAGCACCAGCGCCCCCAGCAGTCAGACCAGAGACAGCACCAGCGCCCCCAGAAGTCAGCCCTCAGAGAGCACCAGCGCCCCCATCAGTCAGACCAGAGACAGTACCAGCGCCCCCAACAGTCAGATCAGAGACAGCACCAGCGCCCCCAACAGTCAGATCAGAGACAGCACCAGCGCCCCCAGCAGTCAGACCAGAGACAGCACCAGTGCCCCCAGCAGTCAGCCCTCAAAGAGCACCAGCGCCCCCAGCAGTCAGGTCAGAGATCGCACCAGCACCCCCAGCAGTCAGGTCAGAGATCGCACCAGCACCCCCAGCAGTCAGGTCAGAGATCGCACCAGCACCCCCGGCAGTCAGACCAGAGACAGCACCAGCGCCCCCGGCAGTCAGACCAGAGACAGCACCAGCGCCCCCAGCAGTGAGGCCAGAGACCGCACCAGCGCCCCCAGCAGTCAAACCAGAGACAGCACCAGCGCCCCCAGCAGTGAGGCCAGAGACCGCACCAGCGCCCCCAGCAGTCAAACCAGAGACAGCACCAGCGCCCCCAGCAGTGAGGCCAGAGACCGCACCAGCGCCCCCAGCAGTCAAACCAGAGACAGCACAGGCAATACTGTCATAACCCGACAACACCAGAAATCCTCAGATTCTTACCTGAAAGATGGAAACTAAAGTCACCACCCCGTAATACCTGGGAACAGGAAGAGAAGAAGTATAGGGTTAATCGACCAGGAGACATCCGACTATAAGGGACAGTGAATAACAATGTGTGTACTGCGCTGCAGAATGTGATGGCGCTATACAGAAGAGCACTCGGATTATCGCCatctttcccccccccctccccgctctGTCTTCTGGCAGTTTAGTGATGTCACGTTTGTGCAGTTTCAGTAATGTCTCGCTCTCTCCGCTCCTCCAGGGCACTCACATCAGGTTCTGTATCGCTATCCGCACCAGGTTCAGCTCCACATCGGCCTCCGCAGAGATCTTCTGGATGTGACGGAAACCATCAATATATGGAAGAATCTGAACGGGAATCAATATAGGTGAGTGTACAATTACCTCCTAGTCCCGTGTGCAGTATCCTAAGTCATGAATAGAATTCTAGAGATGCAGTGGATACCGACAGTAAACATCTGGAAAGATTAAAAATGGAACTCCACAGGAGTAGGATTTATAATGCAATCCGgatctgtggaaagctgggtgataacacCCTCAAACCCCATCATGGCTGACCCTACATATTTGGGGGCGCTCTGCTATTACTACCTAGTTCTTACAAGGATCTTTGGCATTTGTGGATTCACCTGCTGTGTTGTCAGATCCCACTGTGCGTTGCAGAAGTCCTCCTTGTCCTCTGTGAACACCGGGACGTCATACTCCTGGGCTGTAGGGGGCGCCGCACGCAGTTCGATCACCTTCAGGTGCATGGTGTTACTTTCATCTAGAAGAAGACATTAGTGAGTAGTGGGTGAGCAGCGCCCCCTGCAGACAGAAGCCTGGGGTGTGTACCTATGGGCAGGGAACACTCTCCGGTGGAGTTCAGCCCCTCCAGCAGGATACTCATGATGGGCACCAGTCTCTTCTTACTGTCCTCATTAGAGATGAAGCTCGACTCCAGCTATAACGAGAGAAGAGGAAACCGTCAGCAAGCTTGTGACTGACGCCCCCTCCCCAGCACCTTAGCGGAATCCCAAGAACAGGCCGAGAGATTACAGCTCTGAAGCCCGCTGATAATGACTGGCCCTTAGGGGGTCACTTGAAGAGGTGCAGACCTCCAGAGTCTTGAGGTATCCGGCGAGCTTCTTGACGATGGGCTCCAGCGCGCAGGTCTTGGCTCTGGCGTTGCACACAAAGCCCAGGTTAAAGAGCAGCGCGTTGCGTCTGTACTTCTTGTCCTCAATGCACACTGGGCAGCCAATCAGCTTCTTGTCCATGGCGGTGCTGCAGAGAGAAGGCAGGAGACTCAG contains:
- the NPRL2 gene encoding GATOR1 complex protein NPRL2, which translates into the protein MMSSRRIECIFFSEFHPTLGPKISYQVPEEYISRELFDTVQVYIITKPELQNKLITVTAMDKKLIGCPVCIEDKKYRRNALLFNLGFVCNARAKTCALEPIVKKLAGYLKTLELESSFISNEDSKKRLVPIMSILLEGLNSTGECSLPIDESNTMHLKVIELRAAPPTAQEYDVPVFTEDKEDFCNAQWDLTTQQILPYIDGFRHIQKISAEADVELNLVRIAIQNLMYYGVVTLVSIFQYSNVYCTTPQVQELIHDKALQDECISYISKPGLKRPSLRDVFQLYCGLSPGTTVRDLIARHTQQLQRVDERRLIQFGLMKKLIRRLQKYPVKVSRDERSPPARLYTGSHSYDEICCKTGMSYRELDERLDSDSNIIVCMK